GACCGTTAACTACTAAAATAAGCCTACGGTTATTTTGCTTGGCTGATAAAGCCACTCCATAACCTGCAATTTCAGTATGGCCTGTTTTTAATCCATCCACTCCAATACTCATATCAAGTAAACTATTGCGGTTTTGCTGTTTAATACCATTAAAAGTGAATTCTTTTATTCCAAAATATTGGTAAAATTCAGGAAAATCATCAATTACTCTTTTAGATAAGATTGCTAAATCTTTAGCGCTCATTATATGTCCTTCTTCTGGCCAGCCAGTAGAATTTTTAAATACCGAATTGGTAAGCCCAAGCTCTTTAGCCTTTTGATTCATTAAATCAACAAAAACTTCCTCGCTACCTGCAATACCTTCTGCTAAGGCAACCGAAGCATCGTTACCAGATTGTACAATAACGCCCTTAAGTAAATCTTCCATTGTAGCTTGGTCATTTAAAGGTAAGAACATTTTTGAACCTTGCATACGCCAGGCTTTTTCACTAATTAAAAATTTATGATCTAAATTAAAATTGCCATTTTTAATTTGCTCAAAAGCTACGTAAATAGTCATGAGTTTACTCATAGAAGAAGGTGTCATTGGTAGATCCGCCTCCTTCTCAAACAACACATGACCTGTATCATAATCTTGCAATACCACATGTTTTGCAAGAGTATCTAATGCTTGAGCATTAAGTGAATGACAAACTAAAAAGACAGTAGAAAGTAAAAAAAGCTTTTTCATAACCAAATAATTAAGTTGCAAGTTATTGTTGTATAATAATTACATCATGATTATGGTTAGTTTTTATTTTACTTGCAACATCTTTTGTTAC
This window of the Rickettsiales endosymbiont of Stachyamoeba lipophora genome carries:
- a CDS encoding D-alanyl-D-alanine carboxypeptidase family protein is translated as MKKLFLLSTVFLVCHSLNAQALDTLAKHVVLQDYDTGHVLFEKEADLPMTPSSMSKLMTIYVAFEQIKNGNFNLDHKFLISEKAWRMQGSKMFLPLNDQATMEDLLKGVIVQSGNDASVALAEGIAGSEEVFVDLMNQKAKELGLTNSVFKNSTGWPEEGHIMSAKDLAILSKRVIDDFPEFYQYFGIKEFTFNGIKQQNRNSLLDMSIGVDGLKTGHTEIAGYGVALSAKQNNRRLILVVNGLDTFKDRTNEAYKLLQYGFLNYENVEMFKKHQEVAKIKIEGGAEEQVPVTVAKDVIFTVPKLKKNQIRHEVVAHNVAAPIRRNQVIGKLKVSLPDTAEKIEFNLIAVSDVAEIKWWQSIPKKIKKLLS